AATTTTTATTGGAGGAACGACTTTTTGGTTTTATCTTACGGAGTTATTTAACTATTTATGCAAGAGTTACGATGTTGTGGAAAAAGAAGTGTACTTTTCTATGCAAGTGTTACGAGTTGTGGAAAAAGGAGTGTACTTTTGAATGCAAAAATTATGATGTCGTGAAAAAAGCAGTGTACTTTTGTATGCATGTTACTCTAATCAGCCTACTATGTATGATCCACTGATGTAACTCATGTGGTGCTCAGATTATTCCTCATTTATTGATATGCTAAAACAGCTAAACACCTCCTTACTCCTAAACCTGCAGATTACGTAAAGGGCATGGTAACAAAGGTCGTCGTAACTATCTTCAATGCTCTTATGTAACTGTAATTTAGGTAGTGCTTGGGTCATTAACAAAACAAACGTCGTGGTAACTATCTTCGATTGTACAAGTAGTTTAGGTAGTGCGTGGTTCATTAATATAATTTCTTAGGCATGGAAGAGGTtgaaaaatattatttagtaGTGCCATTAAAAAGTTGAGACATGAATATGAAGAGGATTTGTATCCTTGTTTGTTGTCTGTGATCATGGTAGCCTTTTCCTTATTGTAACATAGCTTTGTTTATGAGTGATAACTTGTATGTATTTGCAACTTGGACCGGCTATAAGTTGTAGGGTGTTGCAAGCCCCATTGTTTTAGATATTTTAGTTATGCAAATTACACATGTTATATTTTTCTAGATTTGTGAGATCATTAAGTGTAGTAATGAATTAAAACAAGTATTTTGTGTTTGTATCAGTGTTtgtacttttgtttttaaacttgaTTGGACCATGCTCAATTTTGTGTGCTGCCACTTAACTAACATTGTGACTTAGCGCTTCCATTTTTGATAGCAAATCTTGACAAATATATAGCCAAGTAAAGTATGTTTTAGGTTTTACGCTGTAACGTATCAACTGCCAACATAAGATACATCCGATGATTAAATGACAATTTTTGCATGCATAACAATCTTATGCTGTTTATTCTGTAACCAATTCCCTTTCTTGTGATTGTTTTGCTTCTGAATTCTATTTGTCAATTAATATGGTTTGTAGGGCTCCCTCATCAACAAGCCACAGCTCCCAAGATGCAGATTATTTGCCTGATCAATCTTCCGATGACTTGAAGCAGTTCAACTTGTCATATAACAAAATCAGCCAGAGGAGTAAAGGCGGTTTAGATGGGACAACACATGTCACACAATTACATGCTGTACCTGGATTTACTTGTTTCATAGATGAATCTGCTTCTCAACCAAATAAGGAAACCGAGAACCAAAAAGCATCTGTAACAAATACAGCTCCTGAGAGACAAACCTCCCAAAATGGTATGGAATCTAGAAGTAAACATGGTGAAGATAATTCCCTATTTGGTGATGAGCGTTCCAAGACATTTCAAACCGATATCAAATCACATCCCTCAGTAGTAACATCGTCACCTGCAGCTTCATCAACCAATGAAGCACCTTCTCAGCCGAAGAAGGAATTTGAGAAGCAAAAGTCCTCTGTTACTAATATTCATCTCAGTGGAAACTCTAGGAAGGGGGATTACCGTGAGAAACAAACTTCACAAAGAGCAGTGGAATCTCGAAGTAAAGATTTTCAAGAAAATCTGTTGTCTGATGATATAAATGTTAAGATATTTCAGGCTGAACCTAAATCACATGTCTCCAAAGTATCATCACCTCCTGCACTTTCAGCAACCGTTGATGAAGCAGCTTCTCAACCAAAAAATGGAACCGAGAAGCAAAAATCGTCTTTGACAAATAATGTTCATCCCATTGTCAACTCTAGCAAGGCAGACTTACAGGAGAAACAAACATCCAGAATTACTGTGGAGTCTAGCAATGCAGATTGTAAATCACATGCCTCCAAAGTATCATCACCTTTTGCACTTTCAGCAACCAATGATGAAGCAGCTTCTCAATCAAAAAATGGAACCGAGAAGCAAAAATCGTCTTTGACAAATAATGTTCATCCCATTGTCAACTCTAGCAAGGCAGACTTACAGGAGAAACAAACATTTAGAAGTACCGTGGAGTCTAGCAATGCAGATTGTCCCGATGAATCCTTAACCGATGACAGATACTTAAAGACGTTTCAGGCAGATCTCAAATCACATCCCTCCAAAATATCATCACAATCCCCTGTAGCTTCAGCAACCAACTCAgataaatattttgattatgAAACGAGATCAACTGCTACAACTACCGGAACATTTAAAGATACTCCTGGAGAATTTCCTCCTGTTTTCTTTGATGAGGAGCTTGATGAGAATTCTGTGGCGGCTGTTTCTGCAGCGGCTTTAAGAAAAGCTATAGAGAAGGCTCAAGAAAGTATACGGATTGCAAAGGAATCAGTAGGCAGAAAGAAGGAAGGTCTTAGAGGATTTTCAAGCAAAAGTTTCAAAGATAGCTTGAAAGTTAAAGCTAGAGTGCCGATTGTAAATACATGTGAAGaacagaaagaaaaagatgatagaatgaaagcagcacaagtatttTCAAATGGAAGAAGTCACCATAAGCATGTTGGAACAGTACTACATTCAGACTTTGCAGATGGCGAGAAGCTTTTTGGTACTAAAAACGTTATAAATGACATACATGGGAAAATCTTGGAAGCAGTCAAGGACTCTGAGATCCCATTAAGGCCTCCTCATGAATTGAGAGATAATAAGATCGTTTGCAATTCTGAAGAAGTGGTAGATGAAACAAGGTCTTCTGAAGCAACTGAAAGTACTACATATGAAGCTCCCCAGAAGGATAATGAGAGAGCCAATGATTTTCTTGTGCTTGGAAGTTGTGAAAAGGGACCACGCGAGTCCGGGCATGATTTTGACTATGACGAACCCGATGAGCCGAAGGAGAATAAACATGATTTTAGACCAAGTATTACTCATAAGCTGGCTGAAGAATTGAACAACTTAACCGTGTATCAAAAGGTGGAAGATGAGACCCAAGACCAAAATGGTTACAAAAAGAGATTCATTGAAGAATTGGGGTTATTGGAGAATAAGAAGCAAGAGGTTCTTGAACAAGAATCTGATGAGAGTCTAGCAAGTGAAGAGAGTAATTATGAAGCAAGTGAGAAGGTGCTTGAAGATGAGAGAGAACTAAAAGACACTGAAAGCCAAAAGGTTGAAGATACAGGGAAGAAGTTTTATGATATCCGTGAAGTGGAAACGGTCGAGAATGCACCAAATTATGCCTATAGCTTAGGAACTAGTGAAATGTCTTCAAAAGAGGAAGAGAATCACAAAGCAGAAGAAGCATCAGAAAAGGTGGATAAGATTGAGGAACCACAGAATTACGCGTCATCATCAAGTGACTATGATGATGCAGAAGAAAGTGAGAGTGTGAGTGTGCATTCACAAAAAGCCTGCAGAGATGACCAAAACGATAACAATCCAGACTCAAGTCAAGAGATCGATGATGTCAACAGCTGCTCAACTCAAGAGTTCCTAGTAGAAGACACAGAAGCAGTAGAAAAAGTGATATATGAGAGCATATTTGTAGATCAAAGATCCTCTGAAGGCAGTGATGATGAATGTGTTGATGCGTCAAATTCTGGTTTAGCTGACGTGGATTTTGGACAAAATGATGTACGGTCTGAATCATCTTCAGACACAATGCATGGTATGGAGATTGAAGTTAAAGAATATAAAGAAACAGAAGAAAAAGTTGTTTCAGTGAAGGAAGGCGACAACAACCATCAACAACTTCATGAAGAAAGACCTGAAATTAGAATAAAGGAAACAGGAACATCACAAGAACCCAAGGATGAAATTAGAGATTCTGGGCCAAGCAAAATAGTGGAAAAGGAGCAAACCAAAAGGATCAAGGAAGTAACAGCTGAAGAAAGGGAGCGGGAGAGAGTAAAATTAGCTGTGGATAGAGCAATTCGTGAGGCTCGTGAACGTGCTTTTGTTGAAGCTCGAGAGAGAGCTGAAAGGGCTGCAGCCCAAAGAGTACCTGTTGAAATTAGACAAAAAGTAATGGCTGACTCTCAAGACAAGGTCGCTAAAGCTTCTGATAAAGCTTCCACACAGTCCAAGCTTAGAGCAGAACGCGCTGCAGTAGAACGAGCCACTGCAGAGGCTCGACAACGAGCTTTAGAAAAAGCAATGTCACAGAAGAAAATCTCTGAACCAAAAGTAGTAGTGAATGAGATCAAACAGACCTCATCTTCTGTAACTCATACAAGTACGGAGTCAGCTTTGAGAAGTAAAGCAAAATTAGAAAAGCATAACAGAATCATGGAACGCGCGGTATGCATCTTGCCAGTGTCCATAATGGAACTACTTCTTAGTTGTTTCCTAAAATTGTATTCTGGTGTTGTGTTTCAGGCTCAAGCTCTTGCGGAGAAAGAGAAGCGTGATCTGCTTGTTCTTAGAGAACAAGCCGAGAGAAATGTAAGGATTTTTTGGATCGTATGTCTACTGGTTTACCAGCTGTTGGTGCAATCTTGTCTCTAACATTGTGGTGTCATATTGTAAATGCAGCGGTTGGCAGAAAATCTTGATGCTGATATTAAAAGGTGGTCAAACGGAAAAGAAGGGAACTTGCGTGCACTGCTTTCAACTCTGCAATATGTATGCACAAGCTTCTACCTAACAATAGTGTCCAGAAAATTTCTTATCCTGAAATATAGCTCGATTTAACTGTGaattatcttataaaatgtTGCAGATCCTTGGAGCGGAGAGTGGTTGGCAACCCGTGTCACTTACAGAGATCATAACGACTAGTGCAGTTAAGAAAGCTTACAGAAAGGCCACTCTTTGTGTGCATCCTGACAAGTTGCAACAAAGGGGTGCAAGCATTCAGCAGAAGTATATATGTGAAAAGGTTTTCGATCTCTTAAAGGTATGCAAACCTAAGCTTATTTATTATTGATTGTTATACATTTTAGAACTTCATTATAATCTTAGTTTCCATATGTGTCTATAGGCAGCTTGGAACAAATTTAACTCCGAAGAAAGATAGCAGCAGCATATGAAGCCGCACAATTTCTGAGTTGGATGATGACTTTTCAATCACCCAACTAGTATTTGTAATTGTAAGATTTAGTTCAAGGTATAGGAATTTTCTTGAAATTATTATGACTACCGAATTTGGTAAATTTGGATTATATGACTAGTTTTTGTACATACTATTAGTTcccattttttacttttgaatgTTTGGTAGAAGTCCAAAGAATTACAGAAGGTGAAATTACAGTAGGAACAGGTTACAGTCTGGTACATGTATGTGCTAGccatttatatttcatttttaacaagGTTGACGGGGTTTGGATTCAGCTTGTTTCACACCGTAGCATTGTCACTGGAATTTGTTAACTTGTCATGATTACAATTTTTCGGAAAATATCAGTAGAAAGAATTTCTAACGACTTCAAAGCGTATATCTTTCTCCATTAATATCGAGTTTGACCACAAAGAAGGTggtaaactttttaaatttggaGTAACCTTGGTTATTTGTTCTGAATATTAATGGAGTAACCTTGGTTATTTGTTCTGAATACGAGCATGgtcccgcgcaatgcgacggtagTTGTAGGGAAAACGGTCTAGTGTTGTTGGTGATGGTACTATTCGTGGCGGTGGCGgagtaggttgatgtaattgtgatagtgaaaatatttagatataagagcttaaagtgttaattattaaaataaagatttatagTGTATATTAATTCCTTAAGAgctaaacataaaaagtcaaggacaattctggtaattcaaaggtataattacctaaaataaatatatttagatataagagctaaagtgttaattattaaaataaaggtttatagtatatattaattcCTTAAGGgctaaacataaaaagtcaaggacAATTATGGTAATTTAAAGGtataattacttaaaataaaaaaagggttttttttataagagaATATAGATATTGATTAAAGTCAATTAAATGTTGTGCGCAAAAGAAGAAACAAAGTGTTTtctcaaaataagttttaaattaaagttgACTATGAAAAATCATATCGCTAGGCAAATCAAcattataaaacaatttttaattatcaaatattattagtgatacatatatatgtatattatttttcttatatgtatagatagtattttttttttatagaaaaaataattatttaagacAAATTACTTTATTACAAGTAGTAATTAGATAAGTATATCTCTATATCTTTGTCTCTATCTCTATGTTGAGAAGActgtaatttatataaatagtttatttcatctacaaatttatttttaaagttttgttcttttttattttatttatttatgatggcATAAAgactttctttttaaatttattgcatttttatttttgttatttaaggatgtttttctttaaaaaaatatttttattttcttttaaaaactctaatacTTTATACATGGTAATCATTTCaataattttgtcataatagaattttaaattatcagcatattatgcgggttaataagctaattgtaagatatattatttttaggtTATAAGTACCGTTGGATTGATGCAActtcaatgatgaagatatatttttataacatttttatcaaTATGTCTAGATTGAATTCGGGTTAATAAGCTAGTTTTAAGAATAAATGGATGGAGGAAAGAAATGTCTATCTGAATTTGTATGTAAAAACCCAAATCCCTTTATTTTCCTGAATATCATTATCCATCTAttcatctcctttctttctttcatccTCTCACAACCCaaatacaaaaaaagaaaagaaaaaggggagTAAAAATGGCATCAATGATAAACCTATCCAACACCTTCCTCCACAGaaacccaccaccaccatcaacaCTCTCCATGAAACAGGTCTCTTATTCCATTCTCACCCCTCCATCTTTCCCCATCTTTACAAAACTAACCCCTTTACTTTTACTTCTTAATTTCAGGTATCAGCATCTGTGAACCCTTCTCACCCAAAATGGACTTGCAGGAAGAAAGACATCCACCCAGAATTCTACGAAGACTCCAAAGTCTACTGCAGTGGAGAACATGTTCTGACAACAGGTGGGACCAAGAAAGAATATGTTGTGGATGTTTGGTCGGGCAACCACCCGTTTTACCTGGGCAGCCGGTCTGCTAATTTGATTGATGCTGATCAAGTTgaaaagtttagaaaaaaatttgGTGGATTGGGTGGGTTGGATCAGCTTATGCAGATTCCTACTCTTAAGGGTGAGGTCATTATTCCCCCTAAGCGAAAACCCGCTGGAAAAGGCAAGAAGAAATAAAttcagggtttttttttgtgtttttttaatttgtatcgctttttatttgtttttcgaAACCCTTTAGTACTTGCTGCTGCGTAATTTTGAATTGCTCGTAATGAAATGTTtgtgttttactttttcttttatgcAAAAAATGGATGTGTTTAGAAATTGAGGTAGATTATATGGTAGTTTGTGATTGTTGAAAATGTATAGTTCTATGTGTGTTGGATGCTTATATtgtgtgtatctatatattgttatattgtatgtatccgatGGTATTTTTGCTGACATAACATCCATATAAGTTGCAATGTCAGACAAAGGTACAATCGGATACATAAGAGAACAATATTTGATACACACAATAGTAACTTTTAAACATGGATACATATTATAGATTTCAGGATATAGTTGAGTATAGTTGTAAATATAAAAGAGTATAAGTGGTCTTGCAATGATAAAGAAGAGGAGGGGTATGTGCAAGTTTTCTCAAGATGTGGATGTTGGCGTAATGCATATGATTGGTTAACTGCTTTAAGACCCATGGATCACAATCACGAGTTCATGTTCTTTGAGGTAAGTCCTGTTTTTCTACGGGGCTGATAAGTTgctatttatatatcatgtttgtTTTGTACATGCTGTTTTTTTGCTTCAATTGTGCTGAATACTATATAAGCTTTATATGACAATGCGATGAAAAGAACTTCGTATTTGATCAGGGAGAGTAACTAGATTGAGAGTCGTATCACCTTAAGCCCCTGGATTATGAAACGAACTTTGAACTAAAGCCGAATACAAGTTTGTGTTTATCTGTTCTGTGGTAATTTTACTTGTGTCTAGTGTTTGTCATGTATTACTTTTGACTTGGAGTTTTAGTTATGAACCCTgcgtattttttttctttatattggTTTGCGTTTGGATTAATGTATGACTGCATATGTGGTCTGTATAGTGAACTACTTTGGTGATCCTATTTTAAGTCTTAACGTCTTAATCTTATAGTTGGATCAGATTTTGTATTGTGTGCAGTCAATAGTTTGATATACATCTTTGGCATGGGTGTTCGATATGAACTTGGTTATCCATCCCTACAAATGGTATTCCAAGTCATTGATTGCTGAAAACAGGAAGTCACATGTCCAGGTTAAACTGGTTGAGAGTCGATATATGGCCAATCTCCAAGTGTTTATGCTTAGCTTTGTAGGGACAGGGCAGTCTTGGTTCATTGGAGATTGGAAGTGGCCAAGTGGGTTCAGGACACACTGATTGCTTAAGCATAATGCTGATGAGGTTAACCGCAAAGTGGGTTTGGGTGCGGTGAGCATTTGAGGTGGGTCAGCTACCTATGTGTGTTGATTAACAGAAACTGAAAAGTGAGCAGGCGGGTTAACAGGAGGAGTCGAAGCTGGAACAAAGGGGTTTCAGTGGAATGAGAGAAGGTAATTTTGGGGCGGGTGCGTGAAGGCAGGAATGGGGCGTCACTCGTCAGTGGCAGTAGGATTGGGTCTCTGGCAGTGAAGAGAATAGGAAACAGGGGACAAAAAGCCCATTTACCTAAGCTCAGTTGTGAAACAGAAGTTCTTCAGGAGGCTTTCAATGTTGCTTGGCGCAATCATATCATTCTTGAGCTTATTTGGCAAATTCAACTGGCCGGCTATAATAATGATCAAGAAAGCCTAAGGGCGTTTAGTTTGGGAAAAAAACATCTCttaattttccatttttgttttccaagaaaacataaaaGACAAAAGTCGCGATCAAATCATGGTTTTccgcaaaaaaaaattaagaaaaaagcATTTCCACTATTCAATATGAAATTAGAAAACACTTCTTTATTGTTTTccagttttcatttttaaaatttttaaaactcaAATTATGTTAACTTTCTACCTACGCCCCATCCCTGCCCCCGTTCACCCCGCCCTCACCCTACCCCCAACCTCTCACTTAACCAAGTATGTTAAAACATGTACGTCTAGCTTAGTATGTTAAAACATGTGCGTCTAGCTAGTTAAAACACTAGAAGTAAAATATGTAGTATCAAATATTTTTCTGTACTACTAGCTAgttaacttatta
The Erigeron canadensis isolate Cc75 chromosome 2, C_canadensis_v1, whole genome shotgun sequence DNA segment above includes these coding regions:
- the LOC122588425 gene encoding auxilin-like protein 1, producing the protein MESVSRPFHRRKLSNSYSGKNAYEGVFSGHHRRRKFDGAPAVSVSEYNEIFGSNGGGEGSIPVIDLTNLQESSDCVNLNLEVKPDYTQIFGGFRDNDIAVNYQDLIFRDKARAPSSTSHSSQDADYLPDQSSDDLKQFNLSYNKISQRSKGGLDGTTHVTQLHAVPGFTCFIDESASQPNKETENQKASVTNTAPERQTSQNGMESRSKHGEDNSLFGDERSKTFQTDIKSHPSVVTSSPAASSTNEAPSQPKKEFEKQKSSVTNIHLSGNSRKGDYREKQTSQRAVESRSKDFQENLLSDDINVKIFQAEPKSHVSKVSSPPALSATVDEAASQPKNGTEKQKSSLTNNVHPIVNSSKADLQEKQTSRITVESSNADCKSHASKVSSPFALSATNDEAASQSKNGTEKQKSSLTNNVHPIVNSSKADLQEKQTFRSTVESSNADCPDESLTDDRYLKTFQADLKSHPSKISSQSPVASATNSDKYFDYETRSTATTTGTFKDTPGEFPPVFFDEELDENSVAAVSAAALRKAIEKAQESIRIAKESVGRKKEGLRGFSSKSFKDSLKVKARVPIVNTCEEQKEKDDRMKAAQVFSNGRSHHKHVGTVLHSDFADGEKLFGTKNVINDIHGKILEAVKDSEIPLRPPHELRDNKIVCNSEEVVDETRSSEATESTTYEAPQKDNERANDFLVLGSCEKGPRESGHDFDYDEPDEPKENKHDFRPSITHKLAEELNNLTVYQKVEDETQDQNGYKKRFIEELGLLENKKQEVLEQESDESLASEESNYEASEKVLEDERELKDTESQKVEDTGKKFYDIREVETVENAPNYAYSLGTSEMSSKEEENHKAEEASEKVDKIEEPQNYASSSSDYDDAEESESVSVHSQKACRDDQNDNNPDSSQEIDDVNSCSTQEFLVEDTEAVEKVIYESIFVDQRSSEGSDDECVDASNSGLADVDFGQNDVRSESSSDTMHGMEIEVKEYKETEEKVVSVKEGDNNHQQLHEERPEIRIKETGTSQEPKDEIRDSGPSKIVEKEQTKRIKEVTAEERERERVKLAVDRAIREARERAFVEARERAERAAAQRVPVEIRQKVMADSQDKVAKASDKASTQSKLRAERAAVERATAEARQRALEKAMSQKKISEPKVVVNEIKQTSSSVTHTSTESALRSKAKLEKHNRIMERAAQALAEKEKRDLLVLREQAERNRLAENLDADIKRWSNGKEGNLRALLSTLQYILGAESGWQPVSLTEIITTSAVKKAYRKATLCVHPDKLQQRGASIQQKYICEKVFDLLKAAWNKFNSEER
- the LOC122587233 gene encoding 50S ribosomal protein L31, chloroplastic produces the protein MASMINLSNTFLHRNPPPPSTLSMKQVSASVNPSHPKWTCRKKDIHPEFYEDSKVYCSGEHVLTTGGTKKEYVVDVWSGNHPFYLGSRSANLIDADQVEKFRKKFGGLGGLDQLMQIPTLKGEVIIPPKRKPAGKGKKK